TCCCAGTGTCACACccattttaaaagctttgtcttttcttttgccGAAACTGTCTGTTTCCGCTGCATTCAACATGTTAAAAACAAGATAATCGTTCAACATGTTAGAAATTTAAGGTTCTCATTTTTTTTGTCGCAATTGTTTTCTGCACAGATTTATGATGCATCCTGGTTTGGcattatgttatgttatgccatgaaaagaaaaatgcctaaACCCGCTTCTGTATCGGTACCTCATAGTTCCTGGGCATGTTGAATCAAAATGCGTCCCCTGAAGGTGTCCATATTTCCATCCAGATGATGCACTGAAGGGTGATGGTTGCTTTCCTGTTGGCGCTTACAAAATGACCTATAATGGGGGGGTAAAATGCATCATACAGCCAGAGGATGTCCAGCACTCcagtcattcattcattcattcatgcattCATCCAGTATAACTCATTCAAATCTGCACTTTAGAGTCAGCCATTAGAAGATGCGTGCCTCCTTAGATGCCAGTCACCCATCCCGGAGAGTTGTGCAATCCTGTTGCAGTGAAGAGGGCGagaaaagagggggggggggggcgttaggggggaaaaaaacagagaaaaacgcAGCTATTCAGTAAAGCGATCTGACACAGACAAGGAGACTTTTTGTAGAAAATAGCGGTGTCATTCCGAGCGTCAACGTCCATGTTCTCTCAGTCTCTATGCAACGGGAGGACTGCATTGGAGAGCAGAGCCCTGGCAGTCTCCATGGGTACTGATGCTGTCTGTTACCAGCAGAGCAGAAATCACACACAGATGTGTACTCCAACAGCCCAGATATCACATGAACCCTTTGATGTAGTATAGTGCAATTAATATgtgatatatagatatagatatagatatagatatagatatactgtacatacaaaaacaataagcagttaaatttttaaattaatttttctttgtttcaccTTACATATTTCAAAACCTTGGAGTTATTCATGAGCCAAACACAATCCGGCTCTTTTACAAATCTCCCAAAGATGACAGGTTACATCTGACGCTTTCTTATTCACTGGCGCCTCATATGTAACCGCATCCAGCTGTCTGAGTGAGTCAGAGCTTATACGGAGACGAACGGAGCCGTTCAGGAATTACACCTGCGCCAAATCTACTAAAGGCGTTTAAGGTTGAATTAACTGATATGTTTACGCACCTGACACCGATGTAAGCGTGTATATCAATCCGGAGAGGATGCACAGCGCCGTAGTGCTGCCAGGCGCGTCTCCTTTGGCGCACTTTGTGCTTGTGTCTTTAAACGGGGTTGCCATGAGGCGGGCAGCAGGGAAAATGCAGCAGGAGTTTCAGGCGCGGATTTAACAAGTGCAGCAAAAGCACCGTTGCCGATCACAGCAGAGGTTAAACACGTTTAGTTCAATCTTTATTTTATACACTCTCCCACAGAGATTAGCTGTTTGCTCTACCGCCTGTGAGTGTTTCCTGCTGCGCAGGAACGGGGGTTTCCTTCTTGATGGCAACCTCACATAGCGCACTCACTCGCTGTAACGTACCTGTCGTGCAGATTCTTGCAGCTGTGATTTCTCGCAGAGTTGCACAATccgcatttttcttttctttactatttttatgTCCTTGTCATACACAACAATGAGTCTCGCCAGGCTTGCAGTTCTAGCGATAGTGTTTGATTTAATGCGAGAAATCTGCGCAGACACGCAAAAGATGCAAGAgtccaaataaataaacacaattttttttttttacatttgacaaatttgttgtttttctttcatactATGGTCGACGGTATCATTCTGGTCGTTTCCTctactttttgtttcattaaataatttcaGAATCTGGTCAAAACATAATCATGTTTAAGTCCTGCTGCATAAAGCTCTGGACTTGAGAGATTATTGACccataataatttatttctaacTATGGGTCCAatagcaaacataaaaaaaaaacattttagtgactttctcaattatattttaCTATATTTAGAGGTACTGAACTACAATCCACTTTCCATAAAGATTTCATTTTAGCTACGctgagttaaaatgttttactgtaacaCCTGTACAGGAAATGTCAGCTCTGGTCCAATAGAAATTACTGTTTACTTCAGAAGCTACTTTTTAGAGACTTATGAGCATACACTCAAATTTAAGTGGGACGGTCTCCTGCTGTAGATGCAGAGCCTGATTGGCACATCAGCACATGCTGTGCACAGCAATTAAATCACCCAGCAAGATAAACTAGGTGAAATCTGTGTAACAGGATTTAAACCATTTGTTTTTGACAAGATCAGCCATGAGAGAATAATAATACAAGCACTGGTATAGTGAAgaatataataattataatattaattattattatcttgGCAGTTGAGTCTAAAACTGAGTTCTCCTCTGTTGCTAGGAAACCTCTAAGAGAGATGATGTCACAACTCTAAAGACATGATATGTTCCATGGGTTTATGACATCACAGCTGTCGTGTAAAGCTTGTAGAATTTCCCAGTTGTACCTCATTCTGTCTGATCGAGTCACGAGAGAAGCACGTTTTAGAAACTAGCTCACCGTTCGTTGCAAAAACCAGTCCAAGTATTTGGAAAGAGAGCGGAGTCGACCGTCTGCGTTACATCGACAGAACTTTAACACTGCAAGCATGGAGAATCAAGGAAGCTACAGGCTGAACAAAGACCACAGAGTGAGACGAGGTAACCCCTCTGACTTATGGGCCTGGCGTAAAAACCTCAGGTATGACATCCTTGCTCGGTACAGAGGAATCACAAAGATGATTTTTGTGGAGGAAAGTGAGTCTATGCTCCAATATGGAGATCCCGCCTCCATTCCAAACGAGGATTACTCAGGTTTGTGGGCTCTGCGTAAAAATTACAGATATGACCTGCTTTCCTCCCATAGAGGAATCACTGAAATGACTGCTGGGGAGGACGGCCAACAAGTTGAAATGGCCGTCGCCGCACGTCAGCTACATATGGCTGAGACATCCTACCAGTTCAGTAGGATAGCGTTCTCCAAAATCCGATACAGAAACCCAGCTTCCATCCCCAGCAAAGACTCGGCTGGTCTGTGGGCTTTGCGTAAAAAATGCAGGTATGAACTACTTGCACGCTTCAGGAAAATTGACAAGTCGATGATGGAAGACGAAGCCATGGACTGCACTGAAGCTACACCAGTGATGAAAAGAAACCCGGTGAGGTGGGAGTCTGAGCAAAATCAAGGCTGGACCCCTCACAGGTACCCTTCTGGCTTGAGGAAAACAAAAGAGCCGCACTGGTTCAGAAAATATAATTACATGGCAAGAAACAGGTCAAAAATGGCTACCTCAAAGCAACAAGACTTAAAGAGCTCTAACTATGGAGGCAACAGCATGAACAGGTCCAACAGCCGATTCAACGGTTGGCGTCAAAGAAACTGGGGATCCAGCAATGGAAAGTATTTCCCTCAGGCACAAACCCAGAGAACCTATCCTGGATACTATAGGCTCTGTGCTGCAGAGCGGACAAAATACGGTAGATCCAATTTCAGACAGCAAACTGCGAACTGTTCTCGATACACTCCTGGTAAGGCGTTTACAACCGGCTCCAGTAACAGCTGCAACCACTACCAAGGACCGCTGTGGAACCAAAGATTGTGTCCACAGCAGGGCCACAGAGGACGTTTTGTCTCATGGAACCAGACGAGGTTCAGAGGAAATGTGGTGCAGTCAGGAGGCCGAGGTTGGACCAACAGAAACGGGTCCAACAACTTCCAGGGTCCCCAAACGTTCAGAGGACAAAGAGCGAACAGGTATGGCCAAAATGTTAGGAGGTCAGAAGTTTCCAGAAATCTTTCAGCTCTGTCTAACAAGTCTTACAACAAAAATGGCATCAACAGATTCTCTGGCTTCCAGCGGTTCAGAGCACACAAAGCAAACTGGAAAAATCAAAACCGTGGAAGCTTTTACTGAGctctgttaaaaacagaaaaaaatataaaatactgaacaaaaacagactagaaaaaaagcacaaaatgaaAAAGGTCTTTCAttgttcagttttctttaaaatatttttcctctGCTATTccttttcttgaaaaaaaaaataaaataactaaaacagaaaaaaagatcaaaactgaactaaaacaaaaaaggccaaaaataaaaaagctcagATGTTTCATTGTTTAGTTGTCTTTGGGATCTTTTTCCTCCCCTTTTCTTCCATTATTTtagaaaatctaataaaaaagataaaaactgaattaaatttagAAAAGTCAAAAGTAACAAAAGAGTACAAATGTTTCATGCTcggttttcttaaaaatgtgtttcctctcttcttttcttaaaaataaacacaaacaactgaaataaaaaaagctaaaaagaagAAACGTTCAGATGTTTCATTGTTCGGTTTTCTTTAAGATcttttattcacttttattttcctttatttgatataaaactaaaaaagaattcaaaatagataaaacatttttttacctAAACCAAAACAGCTCAAAATCCCAAAcaagtgttttattgttaatttctTTATAAAATCCTTCTACTGtaaatttccttttcttttgtcttttttttttttttttactttacttatGTGATGCTACAACGTAACGATGCAGCATCCATCTTGGTACGGGTGACCCCCGTCCCTAAGGCCTTGTGGTATGTTATAGAACAGGACTGTCTACAAGTACAATCACTCACAGTGTGCAACTAATTTGTATGGCGGTTTAATTTGTTCCAAAGTCAGGTTTGTTTCTCATAGATAAagattttatgtataaaaaacaTACATCCAGTTGAGCTGAACTTGCAGCAGTTCTATTTGAAATAATCTTATATTCTCCATAAGGACATCTCATTTTTGTACTGTATGGTGTGGTTTAATCAGGATTTTTTCTGCACAAATAGTATAATATTCTAAGTTATGCAGTGTGTCAGGTTGTAAACCTTTTCTCTGTAGGGCTCAGAGTTATTACATTCTCACAAACATGCTCTCTTGCTTTATTTCTTTGCATTATAGTACATCACAATAAGTCTGTTACAATCAGTGGGTTACAAACTAACCCCTGTCACAGGAAGCAAATTATAGGTTTTAAATAATAGTCTATGACCTCCTCCTCACATACTTGTGTTCAAGTTATTATGAACTGGGGAACGGAGAACATTCGTGGTTAAAACAGCAACTACTTAAAGGGGGAATATAATGCTTCTATAGCATTCGTTTTCATATTGAAATCATTCACTTGTGgactatataaagtggaacagcaATGCTTTTGTCTGACTTCCTTGTTATTTTTATCCCCACATTCctcctttttacccctgttctgatgTGAGTCTGAGAGCAACTGGTTTTGGTgctgtttctttaaatctaaaggaggcacttcacacccccccccccccccccccccctccagattGCAGAtcattccactccaccccgaTTGGTCAGTTATGTAGTATgttgggggacggtgtaatgaacagtgtgggttaatacacccaacaagcAAACGTTTTCACTTTTCCACTTATAGCTCCAGCATCCTTGAGCGTTGACTACAAAatcattgctaaaaaaaatggtgaaattGTAAGcaggaagtccatgaccttgtttagcagctctgcagcaaatgctGTTGCCTTTATTGTTCAAAACAGGAGGCATACTCCcaagtgggttttttttctccttaagaGTGATATAATGATAAAAAGAAGTGAATAAAAAGGAATTATGTTCTAATATTTTCATCTTTGTCTAGATTTTCTTGGCTGGAGGTTGAGAAGCATTTGAGATCAGACTCTAAGATGTGAATAATCGTACGCTTGAACGAAGGTTTCCATCAACGAGATTACCTCCGTGGTCTTCCTTTTTACAAGATGTCGCTATTGTCTGTGACTCCCCCCACCCACAGATCATAGATGGATTTCAATGTCACATCCTCTTCCTATAAACAGACCTGTCCTATTTAGGGGGACGTTAGGCCCTACAGCTGGAATGTAACTTCTCAGTTGTTAGGTGTGATAAAATGTTCAAACGGAGGTGTTAGGTAAATTTTAGGTGCTAGAATAGCATGCAAAGAGATGCAAACAATGACATCAAGTAGCAAGAAGCCACCGACTTCCAAACTTTTAGAATAAGAAGAAATCTGCATTTGTCAATGCAGTTGTCGTAGTACATTAAAACAAATCCTGTCTCCGCATTTAACCCATAATCTAGGGAGCAGAGGGCAGCTTTACGTAGCCGGGGTGCAacctggggctaagggtcttgctcagggaccacgGTGACAGTCTGCAGGGATTGCAGCCTATGGAAAAACTTTAAAGGAAATGATCCTTCAGTGGAGGTAGGTTAAAGTTACAGCCTTTGACAGCGATATGATATTGCTATTGACTGTCAGGACATTTAACCACCTAAAACTTGCAAAAAGcttattttatgcatttattgcAATAAATTCCCCAAAATTTGCATTGTTATCCATTAAACCAATGGGGTCTATTGTCTCCCAAAAAGGGCTGTGGCCGTTGCATTAGGGATAAGTACATAAATGTTCTGATCCATCAATACAAACCTTTAGGTGAAGAGAGTTTCCCATCAGAACATacttttctgtttagtttagtGAGAAATAGAGAGAAAGCTTTGGTCTCCCTCCAGAAGATTGCATGCTGGCAACTATGTAGGCTAACATTAATTTATGCTAACTGTTTAGGAGGTGAGTAGCTAATGTCTTAGGTAAACAAACATGTCTGTAATGTTCTGATTAACACAGCCCACCGATTTTAACACATAAATTCTTGATGAAGCTTAATCGATGTCTGATCAGAAtggaaaagctttattttttattcttgctGTCTTAAATTGATGGTGCCATACCTTAGAGCAGATCCCCAATGGAGGGTAGTGGAGGCAGTCTGCAAAGAATGAGGCCCCTTCTTTTACTCTCTGACCCAAACCAACAAACTCAGTGGCAGTTTTTGACCCTATGTTTGTTTAAAGCTTCTCTACTTAAAATTTAACAGATCATTGAAAAATTATCCTACTAAAGTCACACTAACTTGTTGATAATGATCCCCCCAACCAAACCTTATTCATGCAATGTTTGTGGCCTTCATAGTGCAA
This Fundulus heteroclitus isolate FHET01 chromosome 19, MU-UCD_Fhet_4.1, whole genome shotgun sequence DNA region includes the following protein-coding sequences:
- the LOC110369078 gene encoding uncharacterized protein LOC110369078, with the protein product MENQGSYRLNKDHRVRRGNPSDLWAWRKNLRYDILARYRGITKMIFVEESESMLQYGDPASIPNEDYSGLWALRKNYRYDLLSSHRGITEMTAGEDGQQVEMAVAARQLHMAETSYQFSRIAFSKIRYRNPASIPSKDSAGLWALRKKCRYELLARFRKIDKSMMEDEAMDCTEATPVMKRNPVRWESEQNQGWTPHRYPSGLRKTKEPHWFRKYNYMARNRSKMATSKQQDLKSSNYGGNSMNRSNSRFNGWRQRNWGSSNGKYFPQAQTQRTYPGYYRLCAAERTKYGRSNFRQQTANCSRYTPGKAFTTGSSNSCNHYQGPLWNQRLCPQQGHRGRFVSWNQTRFRGNVVQSGGRGWTNRNGSNNFQGPQTFRGQRANRFSWLEVEKHLRSDSKM